Proteins encoded by one window of Stieleria sp. JC731:
- a CDS encoding SMI1/KNR4 family protein, whose product MKIDDEAFFELNPGIDVDSISAANAMLRAPFSDDEVSRLSQYLDSDTVSRLPSTSPSIRDLPESYVTLLARSNGGGFTIGEREVAYFDSKTTRDYWVDYQFPIYMPGALPFGLNGGGVFYVFDMREPAVGADYPILAASSGNLCYDDSPVIARTLDELVSDTRNIEELM is encoded by the coding sequence ATGAAGATCGACGACGAAGCATTTTTTGAGCTGAACCCTGGGATCGACGTGGATTCGATATCAGCAGCGAATGCTATGCTCCGCGCCCCGTTCTCAGATGACGAGGTTTCTCGTCTTTCGCAATACCTTGATTCTGATACCGTTTCCCGCCTGCCGAGCACGTCTCCGTCCATTCGTGACTTGCCGGAATCCTACGTAACGCTCCTCGCGCGATCGAACGGCGGTGGCTTTACAATTGGCGAACGTGAGGTCGCGTACTTCGATTCCAAGACGACTCGTGACTATTGGGTCGACTACCAATTTCCGATTTACATGCCAGGGGCCCTGCCGTTCGGACTAAATGGCGGCGGCGTCTTCTATGTATTTGATATGCGCGAACCGGCAGTCGGCGCAGACTATCCGATACTTGCTGCTTCCTCTGGGAATCTTTGCTACGATGATTCACCTGTAATTGCCCGAACGCTGGA